Within the Myxococcaceae bacterium JPH2 genome, the region ACCTGCGACTACTGCGAGGACACCACGGAGACCATCGACGTGAGCGCCGAGGGCGACAACGTCTTCCGGCTGCGCGCGCTGCTCAAGCCCTCGCAGCTCTCGTTCGACTATCAGCCCGCGGACGCGCTCGTGCAGGTGGGTGACACGCGCCGCACCGCGCACGACAGCCTGTCCCAGCCCTTCGACATTCGCTCCCCCCGCGGCCCCGCCAGCTTCCAGCACCGCGTCGAGGTGGAGATCAGCCGCCCCGGCTTCCGCGCGGAGAAGCGCGTCGTCCTCTTGGAGCCGGGGAAACCCACCACCCTGCGCGGAAGCCTGCATCCCGAATGAGCCGCGCCCTGTCGCTCCTCCTCTTCTGCCTGACGCTCGTGCTCGCCCTGCCCGCGCGCGCGCAGGACCTGACCGATCCCGAGGTCTCCGCGCTCCGCGCCGCCTTCGAGTACGGCAAGTACGCCGAGGTGTTGGATCGCGCCGGCCTGCGCATCGACCGCGGCAACCTCGGCCCCGAGGACCTTCAAGAGCTGCACAAGCTGGCGGGCCTGGCGGCCTTCAACCTGGGGCGCACCGAAGAGGCCGCGCGGCACCTGCGCGCGCTCCTGCGGTTGGATCCCGACTTCAACCTGGATCCGTTCGTCGTCCCGCCCCCGGCCGTGGCCTTCTTCGAGGACCTGAAGAACCAGATGGCCAGCGAGCTGGAGTTCCTGCGTCAGGAGCAGCGGCTTCGCGTGGAGCGCGAGAAGTCCGAGGCGGAGCGCCGCGAGCAGGAGCGCCTGGCCGCCGAGACGCAGCGCCGCCGCGCCGAGGAACTCTCGCGACAGGTCGTCGTGCGCACGGTGGAGAAGCGCAACTTCCTGGTCAACTTCGTCCCCTTCGGCGCGGGCCAGTTCCAACAAGGCCGCAACAGCCTGGGCATCGTCTTCGCCGCGACCGAGGGCGCGCTCGCGGTGACGAGCATCATCTCCTTCTTCGCGTACGGCTCGCTCTACAAGGAAGGCTTCATCCGCCTCGACAACGTCTATGACGAGGACGGCCAGGCCTCCATCCCGGTGCGATACATCCCCACGGACCGCGCGCGGCAAGCGGACACGTGGCAGTTGCTGAAGCTGGCGTCGGCGACGGGCTTCTACACCGTCTATGCGCTGGGCGTGGTGGACGCCATCTACCACCACGAGGATCAAGTCGTGCGCACCACCATGGAGGCTCGCCCGGAACCCTCGCCCTCCGAGTCCCTCCGCTCTCCTGCCCCCCCGCCCCTGCGACTGCGGCTGCATGCCTCCCCGGATGGCGTGGGCGCGGGCCTCACCCTCAAGTTCTAGAACCCAGGTACGCGCTCTCTTATGGCCAGCCTCACCGTCCGCTCTCCCGATGGCAAGGTCCTCACGGTCTCCCTGCGCAAGCGCATCACCAGCCTCGGCCGGGGCCCTGACAACGACGTGCGCCTGGAGGACCCTGCTGTCCCCGACAACGCCCTGCACGTCACCTTCGACGGCAGCCGCTACGAGGTGGGCACCCTGGGCGCCACCTTCCAGGTCAACGGCCGCAAGCGAGACACCCACGCGCTGGCCACCGGCGACGTGGTCCGCGTGGGCGGCACCGAACTCGTCTTCACCCGCGACGACGCGCCCCGCGCCCCGCTCCCGCGCACGCCCACGGCCGAGGTGGAGGTCTCACTGTCCTCCAACAGCTCGGACTCGCACACCGCCGAGGTGCCCGGTGTCCCCGGCCGCGAGCTGGTGCTCCTGCGCCGGCTGACCGCCTTCAGCGAGCGGCTGCTGGGCAGCTACGACGTGGAGCGCATCCTCGAGAGCCTCATGGACGAGGCCATCGAGGTGACGCGCGCCGACAAGGGCTTCCTCATCCTCATGGAGAGCGGCGAGCCGCGCGTGAAGGTGGCGCGCAACATCTCGCGCGAGAACATCGAGGACGCGGTGGAGAAGCTGTCCGACTCCATCATCGCCAAGGTGGTGAAGGATCAGCGCGCCCTCATCCTCGCGGACGCGGTGGACGCCCCCGAGTTCAAGGCCAGCGAGTCGGTGGTCAACCTGAAGGTCCACTCGGTCATGTGCGTGCCGCTCATGCACAAGGGCGACCTGTTCGGCGTGCTCTACGTGGGCAACGACCGGCTGGTGAACCGCTTCGAGCCCAAGAGCCTGGACATGCTCACCGTCTTCGCGGCGCAGGCGTCCCTCATCCTGCACAACGCGCTGCTGGTGAACGACCTCAAGCTGGACAACACCGAGCTGCGCAAGAAGCTGGAGGACCAGCGCTACGGCGACATCGTGGGCGCGTGTCAGGGCATGCGCGACGTGTACAAGCGCATCGACAAGATTGCCCCCACGGACATCTCCGTCCTCATCACCGGCGAGACGGGCACGGGCAAGGAGCTGATTGCCCGGGAGATCCACCGCCGCTCGCCGCGCACCAAGGGCCCGTTCATCACCATCAACTGCGGCGCCATCCCGGAGAACCTGCTGGAGAGCGAGCTGTTCGGCCACACCAAGGGCTCCTTCACCGGCGCGGTGGCCACGCGCCCCGGCAAGTTCCAGGCGGCCATCGGCGGCACGCTGTTCCTGGATGAGATTGGCGAGATGCCCCTGCAGCTGCAGGTGAAGCTCTTGCGCGCGCTCCAGGAGAAGGTCGTCTACAAGGTCGGCGACAACCGCGGCGAGGCGGTGGACATCCGCGTGGTGGCCGCCACCAACAAGGTCCTCGAGGAGGAAGTGAAGCGGAACACCTTCCGCGAGGACCTCTACTACCGCCTC harbors:
- a CDS encoding sigma 54-interacting transcriptional regulator; protein product: MASLTVRSPDGKVLTVSLRKRITSLGRGPDNDVRLEDPAVPDNALHVTFDGSRYEVGTLGATFQVNGRKRDTHALATGDVVRVGGTELVFTRDDAPRAPLPRTPTAEVEVSLSSNSSDSHTAEVPGVPGRELVLLRRLTAFSERLLGSYDVERILESLMDEAIEVTRADKGFLILMESGEPRVKVARNISRENIEDAVEKLSDSIIAKVVKDQRALILADAVDAPEFKASESVVNLKVHSVMCVPLMHKGDLFGVLYVGNDRLVNRFEPKSLDMLTVFAAQASLILHNALLVNDLKLDNTELRKKLEDQRYGDIVGACQGMRDVYKRIDKIAPTDISVLITGETGTGKELIAREIHRRSPRTKGPFITINCGAIPENLLESELFGHTKGSFTGAVATRPGKFQAAIGGTLFLDEIGEMPLQLQVKLLRALQEKVVYKVGDNRGEAVDIRVVAATNKVLEEEVKRNTFREDLYYRLNVVTLKLPPLRERGEDIIVLGRFFLQKYSREFNSRARGFTPSASVSMKKYSWPGNIRELENRIKKAVVLADKPLLGADDLDLKPENLEPIMPLLQAKEEFQKRYINEVLARNNGNRTKTAKDLGVDPRTIFRHLEKLEAEKTGRPLPPEEGEELL